In Thermoanaerobaculia bacterium, the sequence CCACATCGTCGTCGCTCTCGACTGGTTCCAAACCCTGCGCAAACTCGCCCCGCTCCCGGCCGCCCGATGAGACCACTCCGTCGCGCCTCAGATTCCGTCGACTCCCCGTCTTGAGTCCCGAGAATCGCAGGCCATGGACGTGATCCTCAACTGGTTCCCCGAGCCCGCCAGCAAGGTGCCGGCGCGATGACTTCGCAGGGGGCCGGTCCTCTGCCAGGAGGTTCTGCCATGGACTCCACCGCCGATCGCTGCCGGAAAGAATTCTCCCTGCAGGAAGCCCGCGTGCTGCTCGCCCGCACGCCGGCGGTTCTCGACGCCTGGCTGCGCAATCTGCCGGACGGGTGGGAGCGCGCCCACGAGGGCGGCGAGAGCTGGAGCCCCTTCGACGTCGTCGGCCATCTCATCCACGGCGAGAAGACCGACTGGATATCGCGGCTGACGCGGATCCTCGAGCACGCAACGGCCCTGCCGTTCGATGAGTTCGACCGCTTCGCACAGTTCCAGGACTGCTCGGGCAGGAGTCTCGAGGAGCTTCTCGACGAGTTTGCCAACCTTCGCGCCGCGAGCCTGCGGGCCCTCGACGCATTGGCGCTCGACGAGTCGGCGCTCGAACGGCGGGGAATGCACCCGATTCTGGGCGAGGTCACCGCGCGGCAACTCCTCGCCACCTGGGTGGCACACGATCACGATCACATCGTGCAGATCGCGCGCGTCCTCGC encodes:
- a CDS encoding DinB family protein, coding for MDSTADRCRKEFSLQEARVLLARTPAVLDAWLRNLPDGWERAHEGGESWSPFDVVGHLIHGEKTDWISRLTRILEHATALPFDEFDRFAQFQDCSGRSLEELLDEFANLRAASLRALDALALDESALERRGMHPILGEVTARQLLATWVAHDHDHIVQIARVLANQYADEVGPWRRFLRIISGQPG